In Halococcus saccharolyticus DSM 5350, the following are encoded in one genomic region:
- a CDS encoding FUN14 domain-containing protein: protein MGFETALGNLGTAFGGSALAGGVTGFAAKKLAKIAVAIVGIQLAVFTYLDHQGVLDVQWAALDHVLAGVQQSLQTVPPWLTALGTTLPVGAGFVGGFFLGFKRA, encoded by the coding sequence ATGGGGTTCGAAACCGCGCTCGGCAATCTCGGCACGGCGTTCGGCGGGAGCGCGCTCGCGGGCGGTGTCACCGGGTTCGCCGCGAAGAAGCTGGCCAAGATCGCCGTCGCGATCGTCGGGATACAGCTGGCGGTGTTCACGTATCTCGACCATCAAGGCGTGCTCGACGTCCAATGGGCGGCACTCGACCACGTGCTTGCGGGCGTCCAGCAGAGTCTCCAGACGGTCCCGCCGTGGCTCACGGCGCTCGGTACGACACTGCCCGTCGGAGCAGGGTTCGTCGGTGGTTTCTTCCTCGGGTTCAAACGCGCCTGA
- a CDS encoding dicarboxylate/amino acid:cation symporter: MDTVNLAPLRRIAESYRSIPIVYRIAAGFVLGAIVGLVVGEPATRLQPLGDLFLSLLNMLVVPLVVFTLLAGMERLSPARLGRVGGTVVGLYMVTTAIAATIGLAVANLLQPGAGQEFVPGKAESASAPSIAEVLLGIVPDNPIGAMAEGDLLSIIFFVVVFGLGLAWVRDRTDDERVRAGSETFFEFVDAGTEALFAIVWGVMEYGVLGVFALTAASLATNGIAGIVSLASLVGVVALGIAIHIGVTYLGLITAGLLGQSPIAFLSGAKDAMVTAFSIRSSSGTLPVTIADARDNLAVDESVYGFSLPLGATINMDGAAIRQAVTAVFAANVVGVPLGLGEQVTVLATVVLVSIGTAGVPGAGLIMLTIILNALGLPLTVVGFVAAVDPILGRIATMNNVTGDLAVTALAAKYNDAIDFSDGVWADSRSTLDSATPSTND, translated from the coding sequence GTGGATACCGTGAATTTGGCTCCACTTCGTCGTATCGCGGAGTCGTATCGATCGATCCCTATCGTCTACCGCATCGCCGCCGGGTTCGTCCTCGGCGCGATCGTCGGACTGGTCGTCGGCGAACCGGCGACGCGACTTCAACCGCTCGGTGATCTCTTCCTCTCGCTGCTCAACATGCTCGTCGTCCCGCTGGTCGTCTTCACGCTGCTCGCCGGCATGGAGCGCCTCTCGCCCGCTCGGCTCGGTCGCGTCGGTGGGACTGTCGTGGGTCTCTACATGGTGACGACCGCGATCGCCGCGACTATCGGCCTCGCGGTCGCGAACCTGCTCCAACCGGGGGCCGGCCAGGAGTTCGTCCCCGGCAAGGCCGAGTCAGCGAGCGCGCCCTCGATCGCTGAAGTCCTTCTGGGGATCGTCCCCGACAACCCGATCGGGGCGATGGCTGAGGGCGATCTCCTCTCGATCATCTTCTTCGTCGTGGTGTTCGGGCTCGGCCTCGCGTGGGTTCGGGATCGAACCGACGACGAGCGGGTGCGAGCGGGGAGCGAGACGTTCTTCGAGTTCGTCGACGCCGGCACCGAGGCGCTGTTCGCGATCGTCTGGGGCGTGATGGAGTACGGCGTCCTCGGCGTGTTCGCGCTGACCGCAGCGTCGCTCGCGACCAACGGGATCGCGGGCATCGTCTCGCTCGCGTCGCTGGTCGGCGTGGTCGCGCTCGGGATCGCGATCCACATCGGCGTGACCTACCTCGGACTCATCACCGCAGGGCTGCTCGGCCAATCGCCGATCGCGTTCCTCTCCGGTGCGAAGGACGCGATGGTGACCGCGTTCTCGATTCGGTCGTCGAGCGGCACGCTTCCGGTGACTATTGCCGACGCTCGCGACAACCTCGCGGTCGACGAGTCGGTGTATGGATTCTCCCTCCCGCTGGGAGCCACGATCAACATGGACGGCGCGGCGATCCGTCAGGCCGTCACGGCGGTCTTCGCGGCCAACGTCGTCGGCGTTCCGCTCGGACTCGGTGAGCAGGTGACGGTCCTCGCAACCGTCGTCCTCGTCAGTATCGGCACCGCGGGCGTCCCCGGCGCGGGGCTCATCATGCTCACGATCATCCTCAACGCGCTGGGGCTTCCACTGACTGTCGTGGGCTTCGTCGCCGCCGTCGACCCGATCCTCGGCCGGATCGCCACGATGAACAACGTGACCGGCGACCTCGCGGTGACGGCACTCGCGGCGAAGTACAACGACGCCATCGATTTCTCCGACGGAGTCTGGGCCGACAGTCGGTCGACGCTCGATTCGGCAACTCCCAGCACGAACGACTGA
- a CDS encoding FecCD family ABC transporter permease, protein MTEITSQDDKTADEQGWLGWIDSSLASLVLGSIGIVVVAGLVQVSFGAYSMTIAQAWGAVFNPDVILNPAALEAFLLGGEVPEMGRRSLIVWNIRLPRVLVAVLVGMNLAVSGAIFQAVTRNELASPFILGVSSGAGLMILLTLVVFSGLSAFLPLIASLGGAIAFLLVYAIAWKGGTSPVRLVLAGVIVSTMFGSLQTALFFFADDIGVVQEAIAWTTGSLTGTDWAQVRMALPWSVVAMFLALAGARQLNVLLLGERTAKSLGMSVEKVRFALSGVAILAASASIAVAGIVGFVGLIVPHVVRNIVGSDYKRLVVGCVFAGPALMVAADVGARLALNPVQIPVGIVTGLIGGPYFLYLMRKQQELGEL, encoded by the coding sequence ATGACCGAGATCACCAGCCAGGACGACAAGACGGCGGACGAGCAGGGGTGGCTCGGATGGATCGATAGCTCGCTCGCCTCGCTCGTCCTCGGCAGTATCGGAATCGTCGTCGTCGCCGGGCTCGTCCAGGTCAGCTTCGGCGCGTACTCGATGACGATCGCACAGGCGTGGGGGGCCGTCTTCAACCCCGACGTCATCCTGAACCCGGCAGCGCTGGAGGCGTTCCTGCTCGGCGGCGAGGTGCCCGAGATGGGGCGACGGAGCCTGATCGTCTGGAACATCCGTCTGCCGCGGGTGCTCGTGGCTGTTCTCGTCGGGATGAATCTCGCGGTTTCTGGCGCGATCTTCCAGGCAGTCACCCGCAACGAGCTCGCGAGCCCGTTCATTCTCGGCGTCTCGTCGGGTGCGGGGCTGATGATCCTGCTCACGCTCGTCGTGTTCAGCGGACTGTCGGCGTTTCTGCCGTTGATCGCGTCGCTCGGCGGGGCGATCGCGTTCCTACTCGTCTACGCCATCGCGTGGAAGGGCGGGACCTCGCCGGTGCGGCTGGTGCTCGCGGGCGTGATCGTCTCGACGATGTTCGGCTCGCTCCAGACGGCGCTCTTTTTCTTCGCCGACGACATCGGCGTGGTCCAGGAGGCGATCGCGTGGACCACCGGTTCGCTCACGGGCACTGACTGGGCGCAGGTCCGGATGGCGCTGCCGTGGTCGGTGGTGGCGATGTTCCTCGCGCTTGCTGGCGCACGCCAGCTCAACGTCCTCCTGCTCGGCGAACGGACCGCGAAGTCGCTGGGAATGAGCGTCGAGAAGGTCCGCTTCGCGCTCTCGGGCGTCGCGATCCTCGCGGCGTCGGCGAGCATCGCGGTCGCGGGGATCGTCGGCTTCGTCGGCCTGATCGTCCCGCACGTCGTTCGGAACATCGTCGGCAGCGACTACAAGCGTCTCGTCGTTGGCTGCGTGTTCGCCGGCCCCGCGCTCATGGTCGCCGCCGATGTCGGGGCGCGACTCGCGCTCAACCCGGTCCAGATCCCTGTCGGGATCGTCACCGGCCTGATCGGCGGTCCGTACTTCCTCTACTTGATGCGAAAACAGCAGGAACTCGGCGAGCTCTGA